A part of Lactobacillus sp. ESL0700 genomic DNA contains:
- a CDS encoding LytTR family DNA-binding domain-containing protein encodes MQIKFQEDSSISPENPTVIVKAASKQAQTLDILQYLEHFAENNKTDIIPIKAIDQIFMVKSKSIILVDIVDNTLLIYTTNSVLQTKETLSHFGEKLNHDHFLQISRHAIINVDHLLTLEDSFSGNLTAKLTNDIKTSISRKYVKSLMTFLGI; translated from the coding sequence GTGCAAATTAAGTTCCAAGAAGATTCATCTATTAGTCCAGAGAATCCCACGGTGATTGTAAAGGCAGCAAGTAAGCAGGCGCAGACGCTTGATATTTTGCAGTACCTTGAGCATTTTGCAGAAAATAATAAAACAGACATTATTCCGATCAAGGCAATTGACCAAATTTTCATGGTCAAAAGTAAAAGTATCATCTTGGTGGATATTGTCGACAACACCCTGCTAATCTATACAACTAACAGTGTTTTGCAGACTAAAGAAACTCTGAGTCACTTCGGCGAGAAGCTCAATCATGACCACTTTTTGCAAATTTCAAGGCATGCAATTATCAATGTTGACCATTTATTAACGCTTGAGGACAGTTTCTCTGGAAATTTAACGGCAAAATTAACGAACGACATCAAAACTAGCATTAGTCGTAAATATGTCAAAAGTTTAATGACTTTCTTGGGCATCTAG
- a CDS encoding DUF3021 domain-containing protein, which translates to MKKTFANIITEGIIGIGFGSFSYLVFLLFKWQTTLPTAQNIISVWLMSFLIGTLTEIFDFYGLSILTLLVHFCGTVILVFAMTAYNGWLATFSHSPLAWTSVIGLYLFIWLTLFTYQHLSVKRINQKLAQRNQKK; encoded by the coding sequence ATGAAAAAAACATTCGCCAACATTATCACAGAAGGAATTATTGGTATCGGCTTTGGCTCGTTTTCATACCTAGTCTTTCTTTTATTTAAATGGCAAACAACACTTCCGACAGCGCAGAATATTATTAGTGTTTGGCTGATGAGCTTTTTGATTGGGACTTTGACTGAAATTTTCGACTTTTACGGCCTGTCTATCTTAACCTTATTAGTTCACTTCTGCGGCACAGTAATCTTAGTGTTTGCCATGACGGCATACAATGGTTGGTTAGCAACCTTCAGCCATTCACCTCTTGCGTGGACATCAGTTATTGGACTCTATCTCTTTATTTGGCTAACTTTGTTCACATACCAGCACTTGTCGGTCAAACGGATCAATCAAAAACTAGCACAAAGAAACCAAAAGAAGTAA
- the abc-f gene encoding ribosomal protection-like ABC-F family protein — MIIAQGHDLEKQFGANTLFKNVNFSIDANARIGLVGPNGVGKTTLLKIMTGEEDATHGEFTINKGIAVGYIAQENSLDETKTIWNEMLGVFASLIKMSETIQAMQEKIANHPEDETLLKQYDQMQFNFEQQGGYTYQSDIKSILNGFKFPEDTWSKVIGSLSGGEKTRLAFVKLLLQKPPLLLLDEPTNYLDLDTLDWLENFLKGYSGAILVVSHDQYFLDHLANQIFELQFGKLTAFKGNYSDYVAQRELRDRQQEEAYEKQQDKIKKDEEFIQKNIVRATTTKRAQSRRKQLEKIERIKPPKHKSKVRITFKSERPSGKEVLILSHLSIGYPTKTMVQDISFQVNKGDRVAVIGPNGIGKSTLLKTIMKDLTPKNGSIKYGASLDIGYYDQELQQLDPGKTVLDTIWDRHKTMPERDVRSILASFLFTAKDIDKTVGQLSGGQKARLTLTVLSLEHNNFLLMDEPTNHLDIEAKEVLEQALQKFDGTLLFVSHDRYFINQLANKIVAVQDGHAKIYEGDYSYYLDEKAKQTAASANAVTTASQDQDAAPETTAANSTKLSYQEQKQRDSQKRKLQRQVEDIEAKIEELEQKAQEIQTQMANPDIASDFGKLGPLQEDLTATQSELDKANEDWEQALTELDNFE, encoded by the coding sequence ATGATAATTGCACAAGGGCACGATTTAGAAAAACAATTCGGTGCCAATACTTTATTTAAAAACGTAAACTTTTCAATTGACGCAAACGCACGCATCGGTCTTGTTGGCCCTAATGGGGTCGGCAAGACGACGCTGCTTAAGATTATGACAGGCGAAGAAGACGCAACCCACGGCGAATTTACAATTAACAAGGGAATCGCTGTCGGCTACATTGCTCAGGAAAATAGCCTCGATGAAACCAAAACTATCTGGAACGAAATGCTGGGAGTTTTTGCTTCATTAATTAAAATGAGTGAAACCATCCAGGCAATGCAGGAAAAAATTGCTAACCATCCCGAAGATGAGACCCTGCTCAAGCAATATGACCAAATGCAATTTAACTTTGAGCAGCAAGGTGGCTACACATATCAATCCGATATTAAGAGCATCTTAAACGGTTTTAAATTTCCTGAAGATACGTGGTCCAAGGTAATTGGCAGTCTTTCTGGTGGTGAGAAAACGCGTTTGGCCTTTGTTAAATTGCTACTGCAAAAGCCGCCACTACTCTTACTTGATGAACCGACCAACTACCTCGACTTAGACACATTGGACTGGCTCGAGAACTTTCTTAAAGGTTATTCAGGCGCCATTTTGGTTGTTTCCCACGACCAGTACTTTTTGGATCATCTTGCTAACCAAATTTTTGAATTACAATTTGGTAAACTGACCGCATTCAAGGGTAACTACTCCGATTATGTTGCCCAACGAGAATTGCGCGACCGCCAGCAAGAAGAAGCTTACGAAAAGCAACAGGATAAAATCAAAAAAGATGAGGAATTCATCCAAAAGAACATTGTTCGGGCCACCACGACCAAGCGAGCACAGAGCCGGCGCAAGCAACTCGAAAAAATCGAGCGAATTAAGCCACCTAAGCATAAAAGCAAGGTGCGCATCACCTTCAAGAGTGAGCGACCATCTGGTAAAGAAGTTTTGATTCTCAGTCACTTGTCAATTGGTTATCCAACCAAAACAATGGTGCAGGATATTTCTTTTCAGGTTAATAAGGGTGACAGGGTTGCAGTTATTGGACCTAACGGGATTGGTAAATCCACTCTCTTAAAGACAATCATGAAAGATTTAACTCCCAAAAATGGTTCAATCAAGTACGGCGCTTCTCTTGATATTGGCTACTACGATCAAGAGTTGCAACAACTTGACCCAGGCAAAACCGTGCTTGATACAATTTGGGATCGACATAAGACAATGCCTGAGCGTGATGTCCGGTCAATCTTGGCCAGTTTTCTATTCACTGCTAAAGACATCGACAAGACAGTTGGGCAATTGTCTGGCGGTCAAAAGGCGCGGTTGACCTTAACCGTTTTATCACTTGAGCATAACAACTTCTTGCTGATGGACGAGCCGACCAACCACTTGGATATTGAAGCTAAAGAGGTGCTGGAACAAGCTTTGCAAAAGTTTGACGGTACCCTGCTCTTTGTCTCCCATGACCGGTACTTTATCAATCAGTTAGCCAATAAGATTGTTGCCGTTCAAGATGGTCATGCCAAAATTTACGAAGGTGACTATTCTTACTACTTAGATGAAAAGGCAAAACAAACTGCTGCATCAGCTAATGCAGTAACTACTGCTAGTCAGGATCAGGATGCTGCGCCAGAAACCACTGCTGCTAATTCTACTAAACTGTCATACCAAGAACAAAAACAGCGCGACTCACAAAAGCGCAAGTTGCAACGTCAGGTAGAAGACATTGAAGCCAAAATTGAAGAATTGGAACAAAAGGCACAAGAAATTCAAACGCAAATGGCCAATCCCGATATTGCTTCTGACTTTGGTAAATTAGGACCCCTGCAAGAGGACCTCACTGCTACTCAGTCCGAATTAGACAAAGCCAACGAAGATTGGGAGCAAGCATTAACTGAATTAGATAATTTTGAATAA
- a CDS encoding FAD-dependent oxidoreductase: MAEYQGKAQGFHGTVSAELEIADNKIVSVAGDYAKNTVGSLAIDRVKSEILAKNSVDVDAISGATFSSTAYRDAAKKAYLVYQGKMAAEEAADPNVELPKAVKSDVATGASEYHGKKAIWNTSPAKRQVYLTEDTQFDESYDVVIAGGGGAGLAAAAQASSEGLSVLLCEKAGLVGGSTSYSGGVIQAAGTKYQKKYSQYQDDNPQKHAQYWIKAGEETVDEDLVKDLAEGAPKNIEWLAKLGINWNSMYGNCHIPYINDDIFADRIHVYEGGGMAGNGAILSKVLLDEAKKNGAEFWYNAPIVSLIFDQEKNKVVGVQVKQNETLRNVKAKKGVVLATAGIDNNPSLAFKLNRQHYDDLQHKTCLSAKSDTGDGIIMGMSVGGAITGMGGCIDFDGKTGNGTDDRMPTIPAIFVNGAGKRFVCEDATYAYQYRAIFEQEKQLAHPTYMIFGENSIEEKGSPWTKDTLAKDVQAGIVLKANSLEELAELIDVPADSLEESVNVWNQAAASGHDSSFARQTGLKAISGPYYAFKNAATNLGSIGGLKITTDCQVVDNFEEPITGLYAAGLTAGGWLGPYYPGSGTAVSGIIHQGRKAAMALAKL, translated from the coding sequence ATGGCAGAATATCAAGGCAAAGCCCAAGGATTTCATGGTACTGTAAGTGCTGAATTGGAAATTGCTGACAATAAAATTGTAAGTGTAGCAGGTGATTATGCTAAAAATACAGTCGGTAGTTTAGCAATTGATCGAGTTAAAAGTGAAATTTTAGCAAAGAATTCTGTTGATGTTGATGCAATTTCTGGTGCTACCTTTAGTTCTACTGCATACAGGGATGCAGCCAAAAAAGCATACTTAGTTTATCAAGGAAAGATGGCTGCTGAAGAAGCCGCTGATCCAAATGTTGAATTACCCAAAGCAGTTAAGTCTGATGTGGCAACTGGTGCTTCGGAATATCATGGTAAGAAGGCAATTTGGAATACATCCCCAGCAAAACGCCAAGTTTACTTAACTGAAGATACCCAATTTGATGAAAGCTATGATGTCGTGATTGCCGGCGGTGGTGGTGCTGGTTTAGCAGCTGCCGCTCAAGCCTCAAGTGAAGGGCTATCAGTTTTACTTTGTGAAAAAGCTGGCCTTGTTGGTGGCTCAACAAGCTATTCAGGCGGAGTAATTCAAGCAGCTGGCACAAAGTATCAAAAGAAATATTCACAATATCAGGATGATAATCCGCAAAAGCATGCACAATATTGGATTAAAGCCGGAGAAGAAACAGTTGATGAAGATTTAGTCAAGGACTTGGCTGAAGGTGCACCTAAGAACATCGAATGGCTAGCAAAACTAGGAATCAATTGGAATAGCATGTATGGTAATTGCCATATTCCTTACATTAATGATGATATTTTTGCCGATCGAATTCACGTATATGAAGGCGGTGGAATGGCCGGTAATGGAGCAATTCTGTCTAAAGTCTTGTTAGATGAAGCCAAAAAGAATGGGGCTGAATTTTGGTATAATGCACCAATTGTTTCATTAATTTTTGACCAAGAAAAAAATAAAGTCGTTGGTGTACAAGTTAAACAAAATGAAACTTTAAGAAATGTAAAAGCCAAAAAAGGTGTTGTGTTGGCTACTGCTGGAATTGATAACAATCCAAGCTTGGCATTTAAACTGAACCGGCAACACTATGATGACTTGCAACATAAGACATGCTTGTCGGCTAAGTCCGATACAGGTGATGGCATTATCATGGGGATGTCTGTTGGTGGAGCAATCACTGGAATGGGTGGCTGCATTGACTTTGACGGCAAGACTGGCAATGGGACAGATGACCGGATGCCTACAATTCCAGCCATTTTTGTAAATGGTGCAGGCAAGAGATTTGTTTGTGAAGATGCTACCTACGCTTATCAATATCGGGCTATTTTTGAGCAAGAAAAACAGTTGGCCCATCCTACTTATATGATTTTTGGTGAAAATTCGATTGAGGAAAAAGGTAGTCCTTGGACTAAGGACACTTTAGCTAAAGATGTACAAGCGGGGATTGTTTTAAAGGCAAATAGTTTAGAAGAATTAGCTGAACTGATTGATGTGCCTGCTGATAGTTTAGAAGAAAGTGTCAATGTATGGAATCAGGCTGCAGCAAGTGGTCATGATTCATCATTTGCACGGCAAACCGGACTAAAAGCAATTAGTGGTCCATATTATGCCTTTAAGAATGCGGCTACGAATTTAGGTTCAATTGGTGGCTTGAAGATTACTACCGACTGTCAAGTAGTCGATAATTTCGAAGAACCAATAACTGGTTTGTATGCAGCAGGGCTAACAGCTGGTGGCTGGTTAGGGCCTTATTACCCTGGTTCCGGTACAGCAGTTTCCGGGATTATTCATCAGGGAAGAAAGGCTGCGATGGCCTTGGCTAAACTTTAA
- a CDS encoding alpha/beta hydrolase encodes MQIEKFNLDKNNPDVTLTAYLLDDSPEMLKGTPRPALIICPGGGYFSCSDREAEPVAMYFANQGYHTFVLRYTTYSKGSLAMPDLSKPLPEKKESQYPRQIRELGQSMLLIRKNAEKWHVDSKRIGVCGFSAGGHVAALYSTVFNEPVLTDYLGATAKELRPAVTILGYAITDYHLLDQDVKAKKDSPMDYAFMKASNVAFLGQEFPDEETEREVSPVDHVDSDTPPFFIWTTATDPLVTPINSLNLAKVLAEHKIPYEIHIFGEGGHGLSLGTQAVAEAKSQINPKVGQWTTLCTKWLEKYFALDLPEKSDFEKI; translated from the coding sequence ATGCAAATTGAAAAATTTAATTTAGATAAAAATAATCCTGACGTTACTTTAACAGCATATTTATTAGATGATTCACCTGAAATGCTCAAAGGAACGCCACGACCAGCATTAATTATTTGTCCAGGAGGAGGATATTTTAGTTGTTCTGATCGTGAAGCAGAACCTGTGGCAATGTATTTTGCTAATCAGGGTTACCATACTTTTGTACTTAGATATACAACCTATTCTAAAGGTAGCTTAGCTATGCCAGATTTATCTAAGCCATTACCAGAAAAGAAAGAATCACAATATCCGAGACAAATTCGGGAATTAGGACAGTCAATGCTGTTGATAAGAAAGAATGCTGAAAAATGGCATGTTGATTCTAAAAGGATCGGAGTATGTGGCTTTTCAGCGGGTGGCCATGTTGCAGCATTGTACTCAACTGTATTTAATGAGCCAGTTTTGACTGATTACTTGGGAGCTACTGCAAAAGAATTACGTCCAGCAGTTACAATTTTAGGCTATGCAATTACTGATTATCATTTATTGGATCAGGATGTAAAGGCTAAAAAAGACTCACCAATGGATTATGCATTTATGAAAGCTTCAAATGTTGCCTTTTTGGGTCAAGAATTTCCTGATGAGGAAACAGAACGAGAAGTGAGTCCTGTTGATCACGTTGATAGTGATACACCTCCGTTCTTTATCTGGACAACTGCTACTGATCCCTTGGTTACACCAATTAATTCTTTAAACTTAGCAAAAGTATTAGCAGAACATAAGATTCCTTATGAAATTCATATCTTTGGTGAAGGTGGTCATGGCTTAAGTTTAGGTACTCAAGCAGTTGCTGAAGCAAAATCACAAATAAATCCGAAAGTTGGTCAATGGACAACTTTGTGTACTAAATGGTTAGAAAAGTATTTTGCACTTGATTTACCTGAAAAAAGTGATTTTGAAAAAATTTAG